One Roseomonas sp. OT10 DNA window includes the following coding sequences:
- a CDS encoding tripartite tricarboxylate transporter substrate binding protein, which produces MSAPVPAKPLRPAAGASRPEGGGPPPAALPRRALLALPLLAAPGLARGQGAPGADWSPDRPIRIVVPYTAGGASDITARLVAERLRPVLGQPGVVENRPGASGIIGTDAVAKAPADGHTLAMIASSHVVNKALFPTIPYDPLADFAPVVMTAQVQLVMVVPAGHPARDAKGFAAWAKAQDGRAAYASSGNGSNPHIFAADYLRRAGVEMEHVPYRGSTAAHADLLAGRTQMMFDAYAAVQPHVQAGALRLLGLAGPRRSPLLPDLATIAEQGFPGYGATSWGGLLAPAGTPPAAVARLNAAVNAILAEKEVRDRLGLLGAEVAGGPPGEFADQMRREQARYVALVQELGIKAEG; this is translated from the coding sequence ATGTCCGCCCCTGTCCCCGCCAAGCCCCTCCGCCCCGCAGCAGGCGCATCCCGGCCGGAGGGGGGAGGACCGCCGCCGGCCGCCCTGCCGCGCCGCGCCCTGCTGGCGCTTCCCCTGCTCGCCGCGCCGGGACTCGCGCGGGGCCAGGGTGCCCCGGGGGCGGACTGGTCGCCCGACCGGCCGATCCGGATCGTCGTGCCCTACACGGCGGGTGGCGCCTCCGACATCACCGCAAGGCTGGTGGCCGAGCGGCTGCGGCCGGTGCTGGGCCAGCCTGGGGTGGTGGAGAACCGCCCCGGCGCCTCCGGCATCATCGGCACCGACGCGGTGGCCAAGGCGCCGGCGGATGGCCACACGCTCGCGATGATCGCCAGCAGCCACGTGGTGAACAAGGCACTGTTCCCCACCATCCCCTACGACCCGCTGGCGGATTTCGCGCCCGTGGTGATGACGGCGCAGGTGCAGCTGGTGATGGTGGTCCCGGCCGGCCACCCGGCGCGCGACGCGAAGGGCTTCGCGGCCTGGGCGAAGGCCCAGGACGGGCGGGCGGCCTATGCCTCCTCGGGCAATGGCTCGAACCCGCACATCTTCGCCGCGGACTACCTGCGCCGCGCCGGGGTGGAGATGGAGCACGTGCCCTATCGCGGCTCCACCGCCGCCCATGCCGACCTGCTGGCCGGGCGGACGCAGATGATGTTCGACGCCTATGCCGCCGTGCAGCCGCATGTCCAGGCGGGCGCGCTGCGGCTGCTCGGCCTGGCCGGGCCGCGGCGCTCGCCGCTGCTGCCGGACCTGGCCACTATCGCCGAGCAGGGCTTCCCGGGCTACGGCGCCACCTCCTGGGGCGGTCTGCTGGCCCCGGCCGGGACGCCGCCGGCGGCGGTGGCGCGGCTGAACGCGGCGGTCAACGCGATCCTGGCGGAGAAGGAGGTGCGCGACCGGCTCGGCCTGCTGGGGGCGGAGGTCGCCGGCGGCCCGCCCGGGGAGTTCGCCGACCAGATGCGCCGCGAGCAGGCGCGCTACGTCGCCCTGGTGCAGGAGCTCGGGATCAAGGCAGAGGGCTGA
- a CDS encoding RidA family protein produces MREEIATGLPSLGQPFSWAVAANGMVFTAHGPVTAEGRILEGDIAAQTELTLRNLETALRAAGGSLDDVVQVTLYILDVADMKPVDAVYARHFRQPWPNRSTAVVAGLVAPGMRIELMATAVLPARP; encoded by the coding sequence ATGAGGGAAGAGATCGCGACCGGCCTGCCCTCGCTGGGCCAGCCCTTCTCCTGGGCGGTGGCGGCGAACGGCATGGTCTTCACCGCCCACGGCCCCGTCACCGCCGAGGGCCGCATCCTGGAGGGCGATATCGCCGCCCAGACGGAGCTGACCCTGCGCAACCTGGAGACCGCGCTGCGCGCCGCGGGCGGCAGCCTGGACGACGTGGTGCAGGTGACGCTCTACATCCTCGACGTCGCGGACATGAAGCCGGTGGACGCCGTCTACGCCCGCCACTTCCGCCAGCCCTGGCCCAACCGCTCCACCGCCGTCGTCGCCGGGCTGGTCGCGCCGGGGATGCGGATCGAGCTGATGGCGACCGCCGTGCTGCCGGCACGGCCATGA
- a CDS encoding alpha/beta hydrolase translates to METVLRHGFRLARQPDPPVPAALAYADAALAASAAPMQGLMALRDLRFGGAPWQSFDLFGPHPDGTARPVLVFLHGGGWVSGHKEWCGFLAPGAAAAGALLAAPTHRLAPEHRLPTQLGDLIAALRAIRERVGPFGGDPDRLLLAGHSAGGHLVSLAALRPEALSAGGVDPGAIRGLLPVSAILDLVHPDPAPGSLEAMVYSTVLADPAEDAASSPLRLADRLRVPLHLSWGASDTPRVLRSNPAMAEALRGTPWLRGAEAGAGLDHFGTHLALRDPSHPWFGALRRMIEETPA, encoded by the coding sequence ATGGAGACCGTCCTGCGCCACGGCTTCCGCCTCGCGCGGCAGCCCGACCCGCCCGTGCCGGCGGCGCTGGCCTATGCCGACGCGGCGCTCGCCGCCTCCGCCGCGCCGATGCAGGGGCTGATGGCCCTGCGCGACCTGCGCTTCGGCGGGGCGCCGTGGCAGTCCTTCGACCTGTTCGGCCCGCATCCGGACGGCACGGCGCGGCCGGTGCTGGTCTTCCTGCACGGCGGCGGCTGGGTCAGCGGCCACAAGGAGTGGTGCGGCTTCCTCGCCCCCGGCGCGGCGGCGGCCGGCGCGCTGCTCGCCGCGCCGACGCACCGGCTGGCGCCGGAACACCGGCTGCCGACCCAGCTCGGCGACCTGATCGCGGCATTGCGCGCGATCCGGGAGCGGGTGGGGCCGTTCGGCGGCGACCCGGACCGGCTCCTCCTCGCCGGGCATTCCGCCGGCGGGCACCTCGTCTCCCTCGCCGCGCTGCGCCCCGAGGCCCTGTCGGCGGGCGGGGTCGATCCCGGCGCCATCCGCGGGCTGCTGCCGGTCAGCGCCATCCTCGACCTCGTGCATCCCGACCCGGCGCCCGGCAGCCTGGAGGCGATGGTCTATTCCACCGTCCTGGCCGACCCGGCCGAGGATGCCGCCAGCAGCCCGCTCCGCCTCGCGGATCGGTTGCGCGTGCCGCTGCACCTGTCCTGGGGCGCATCGGACACGCCGCGCGTGCTGCGCTCCAACCCCGCCATGGCCGAGGCGCTGCGCGGCACGCCCTGGCTGCGCGGGGCGGAGGCGGGGGCGGGGCTGGACCATTTCGGCACGCACCTCGCCCTGCGCGACCCGTCCCATCCCTGGTTCGGCGCGCTGCGGCGAATGATCGAGGAGACGCCCGCATGA
- a CDS encoding TRAP transporter large permease, giving the protein MSLSLAVLLGVFVVAALLRLPVVLSMFAAGIAYLWASGQDVGLLVDQTLNSLFTMSVMLAVPLFILTANLMNAATISDRLWSAANLLVGRLPGGHGHVTVLMNLVMSSMTGSAVSDAAGAGMVAIRQMRSQGGYPGGLAVAVASAASLLGPMIPPSIPMVLYALISGASIGSLFLAGIVPGLLMAASISALILLIAKRRGLPRAESLPWREWPGVLGATAIPLTLPLVLLGGIWSGVFTPTEAAAFAALWALLIGGVIYRTIGWRALREVFRESSRQSAVVMMLLVSSFLINYAITNEGVADGLARWFAQAGLSPLGFMLLVNLLFLVLGTVLDASVMLMVFVPVLLPTVRALGIDLTYFGVVVILNFMIAIITPPYGLILFVLSTLTRVPMREINREIWTFCVPLTVVLLVLIVFPGITLFVPRLFGMH; this is encoded by the coding sequence ATGAGCCTCTCCCTCGCCGTGCTGCTCGGCGTCTTCGTGGTCGCGGCGCTGCTGCGGCTGCCGGTGGTGCTGTCCATGTTCGCCGCCGGCATCGCCTATCTCTGGGCCAGCGGCCAGGATGTCGGGCTGCTGGTGGACCAGACGCTGAACAGCCTCTTCACCATGTCCGTGATGCTGGCCGTGCCGCTGTTCATCCTGACCGCCAACCTGATGAACGCCGCCACCATCTCCGACCGGCTGTGGTCGGCGGCGAACCTGCTGGTCGGGCGCCTGCCCGGCGGGCATGGCCATGTCACCGTGCTGATGAACCTCGTGATGTCCTCGATGACCGGCTCCGCCGTTTCCGACGCGGCGGGGGCGGGGATGGTGGCGATCCGGCAGATGCGCAGCCAGGGCGGCTATCCCGGCGGGCTGGCGGTGGCGGTGGCCTCGGCCGCCTCGCTGCTCGGGCCGATGATCCCGCCCTCCATCCCGATGGTGCTCTACGCGCTGATCTCCGGCGCCTCGATCGGGTCGCTGTTCCTGGCCGGGATCGTGCCCGGGCTGCTGATGGCGGCCTCCATCTCCGCCCTGATCCTGCTGATCGCGAAGCGCCGCGGCCTGCCGCGGGCGGAGAGCCTGCCCTGGCGCGAATGGCCGGGCGTGCTGGGGGCGACCGCCATCCCGCTGACCCTGCCGCTGGTGCTGCTGGGCGGCATCTGGAGCGGCGTCTTCACCCCCACCGAGGCGGCGGCCTTCGCCGCGCTCTGGGCGCTGCTGATCGGGGGCGTGATCTACCGCACCATCGGCTGGCGGGCGCTGCGCGAGGTGTTCCGCGAATCCTCGCGCCAGTCGGCGGTGGTGATGATGCTCCTCGTCTCCTCCTTCCTCATCAACTACGCCATCACCAACGAGGGCGTGGCGGACGGGCTGGCGCGCTGGTTCGCGCAGGCCGGGCTGTCGCCGCTCGGCTTCATGCTGCTGGTGAACCTGCTCTTCCTGGTGCTGGGGACGGTGCTGGACGCCTCGGTGATGCTGATGGTCTTCGTCCCCGTGCTGCTGCCCACGGTGCGGGCGCTGGGGATCGACCTGACCTATTTCGGCGTGGTGGTGATCCTGAACTTCATGATCGCCATCATCACCCCGCCCTACGGGCTGATCCTCTTCGTCCTGTCCACGCTGACGCGGGTGCCGATGCGCGAGATCAACCGCGAGATCTGGACCTTCTGCGTGCCGCTGACCGTCGTGCTGCTGGTGCTGATCGTCTTCCCCGGCATCACCCTCTTCGTGCCGCGCCTGTTCGGGATGCACTGA
- a CDS encoding TRAP transporter small permease, translating into MSAPVPRRAAEIAPAVAAPAPRADRPSRGPRLLAWAEAGAEAVSVLLFAAILAICLAGIAWRYLLDDPLYWSDELAMVAFVWATFWTDALVTRERDHVAFDILWDVSGPVARRWTGIAQCALFAGLFAAALPAVVDYVLFLRLERSSALEWRLDLIFSCFILYMASVVVRLLVKLARLCGPGWRALVAPDEAPNTANIVG; encoded by the coding sequence GTGAGCGCGCCGGTCCCGCGCCGCGCGGCGGAGATCGCCCCCGCCGTCGCGGCGCCGGCCCCCCGCGCCGACCGCCCTTCGCGCGGGCCCCGCCTGCTGGCCTGGGCCGAGGCGGGCGCGGAGGCCGTCTCCGTCCTGCTCTTCGCCGCGATCCTGGCGATCTGCCTCGCGGGCATCGCCTGGCGCTACCTGCTGGACGACCCGCTCTATTGGTCGGACGAGCTGGCGATGGTCGCCTTCGTCTGGGCCACCTTCTGGACGGACGCGCTGGTGACGCGGGAGCGCGACCACGTCGCCTTCGACATCCTGTGGGACGTCTCCGGCCCGGTGGCGCGGCGCTGGACGGGCATCGCGCAATGCGCGCTCTTCGCCGGGCTCTTCGCCGCCGCCCTGCCGGCGGTGGTGGACTATGTGCTGTTCCTGCGGCTGGAGCGCAGCTCGGCGCTGGAATGGCGGCTGGACCTGATCTTCTCCTGCTTCATCCTCTACATGGCGAGCGTGGTGGTGCGGCTGCTGGTCAAGCTGGCGCGTCTCTGCGGCCCCGGCTGGCGCGCGCTGGTGGCGCCGGACGAGGCGCCCAACACCGCCAACATCGTGGGCTGA
- the dctP gene encoding TRAP transporter substrate-binding protein DctP — protein sequence MPPSPPPSPAPSRRSLLGLAAALPALACPPLARAQGTPIQLRISTAATETDWLAQAMMRFKEGVERARPGAFAVAVHPTSSLFRQGTELPALQRGNLEMSTMTTFEVDQQLPELGAYSGGYVLRDHPHLRRVFDGPLGAEYAERVAAGMGVQLLGTVYLGTRQVNLRNPREVKLPADLRGVKLRMPPGPGWTALGRGLGVTPTPMPNPDVYLALKSGAIDGQENPLGLTRANNFHEVTQQLVLTAHLVQPVFLAFGKPFWDRLNPAQRDVLREQAKLAATWHDERRVADEVAVLEQFRAGGMKVATPNRDAFRDSVRKQYAEAGISQKWLPGLEDRIQAVA from the coding sequence ATGCCGCCCAGCCCCCCGCCCTCCCCGGCGCCGTCCCGCCGATCCCTCCTGGGGCTGGCGGCGGCCCTGCCGGCCCTGGCCTGCCCTCCCCTCGCCCGTGCCCAGGGGACGCCGATCCAGCTCCGCATCTCCACCGCCGCCACGGAGACCGACTGGCTCGCCCAGGCGATGATGCGGTTCAAGGAGGGTGTGGAGCGTGCCAGGCCCGGCGCCTTCGCCGTCGCGGTGCATCCCACCTCCTCGCTGTTCCGCCAGGGGACGGAGCTGCCGGCGCTGCAGCGCGGCAACCTGGAGATGAGCACGATGACCACCTTCGAGGTGGACCAGCAGCTCCCGGAGCTGGGTGCCTATTCCGGCGGCTACGTGCTGCGCGACCACCCGCATCTGCGCCGCGTCTTCGACGGGCCGCTGGGCGCCGAGTATGCGGAGCGGGTCGCCGCCGGGATGGGGGTGCAGCTCCTCGGCACGGTCTATCTCGGCACGCGGCAGGTGAACCTGCGCAACCCGCGCGAGGTGAAGCTCCCTGCCGACCTGCGGGGCGTGAAGCTGCGCATGCCGCCCGGCCCGGGCTGGACGGCGCTGGGGCGGGGGCTGGGCGTGACGCCGACGCCGATGCCCAACCCGGACGTCTACCTGGCGCTGAAGAGCGGCGCGATCGACGGGCAGGAGAACCCGCTGGGCCTGACCCGCGCGAACAACTTCCACGAGGTGACGCAGCAGCTTGTCCTGACCGCGCACCTGGTGCAGCCCGTCTTCCTCGCCTTCGGCAAGCCCTTCTGGGACCGGCTGAACCCGGCCCAGCGCGACGTGCTGCGCGAGCAGGCGAAGCTCGCCGCCACCTGGCACGACGAGCGGCGCGTGGCGGACGAGGTGGCGGTGCTGGAGCAGTTCCGCGCCGGCGGCATGAAGGTCGCCACCCCCAACCGGGACGCCTTCCGGGATTCGGTGCGCAAGCAGTACGCGGAGGCCGGCATCTCGCAGAAATGGCTCCCCGGTCTGGAGGACCGCATCCAGGCCGTGGCGTGA
- a CDS encoding sulfite oxidase, with translation MTYSDHLRRDLPAIGPGGGPLAWTRGEEPFAAALAAMGAPPDTPIPFLDRLPPGLPLAAALRPPAGAEGPALRRGGKAPLRLLQAAPLVAETPETLLDDEVTPVGHVFVRNNGREPPPCPDPSAWTLRLDGAVSRPLELTVAELERRFRPVTLRLQLECGGNGRSGFVPATHGNPWGNGAVSQCEWTGYRLRDLIRAAEPRADARFTGHFGADADPATGRQAISRGMPLAKALEPHTLLAVRMNGQPLPPVHGHPLRLVVPGWPGSLSQKWLTRITLRPDPHDGPGMGGTAYRVPVRPIEPGSAPDGHDFVELTSMPVRAVLTNLPHGARLPAGLRRLELRGHAWAGDEAVRAVAVSVDFGATWQEMAVASPINRYAWQRWAGAVTLPGAGYVEVWTRATDTSGRTQPLRAENWNPQGYGGNAIIRTAILLG, from the coding sequence ATGACCTATTCCGATCACCTGCGGCGGGACCTGCCCGCCATCGGCCCGGGCGGCGGGCCGCTCGCCTGGACACGGGGGGAGGAGCCCTTCGCGGCGGCGCTGGCGGCCATGGGCGCGCCGCCGGACACCCCGATCCCGTTCCTCGACCGGCTGCCGCCGGGCCTGCCCCTGGCCGCGGCGCTGCGTCCCCCGGCCGGAGCGGAAGGTCCCGCCCTGCGGCGCGGCGGCAAGGCGCCGCTGCGCCTGCTGCAGGCAGCCCCGCTGGTGGCGGAGACGCCCGAGACCCTGCTGGACGACGAGGTGACGCCGGTCGGGCACGTCTTCGTCCGCAACAACGGCCGGGAGCCGCCGCCCTGTCCCGACCCGTCCGCCTGGACCCTTCGCCTCGACGGCGCGGTGTCCAGGCCGCTGGAGCTGACGGTGGCGGAGCTGGAGCGGCGCTTCCGGCCGGTGACCCTGCGGCTGCAACTGGAATGCGGCGGCAACGGGCGATCCGGCTTCGTGCCGGCGACGCACGGCAACCCCTGGGGCAATGGCGCCGTCAGCCAGTGCGAGTGGACCGGCTACCGGCTGCGGGACCTGATCCGGGCGGCGGAGCCGAGGGCGGATGCGCGCTTCACCGGCCATTTCGGCGCCGATGCCGATCCCGCGACCGGCCGGCAGGCGATCAGCCGCGGCATGCCGCTGGCCAAGGCGCTGGAGCCGCACACGCTGCTGGCGGTGCGGATGAACGGGCAGCCCCTGCCGCCGGTGCATGGCCATCCGCTGCGGCTGGTGGTGCCGGGCTGGCCCGGGTCGCTGTCGCAGAAATGGCTGACGCGGATCACCCTGCGTCCCGATCCGCACGACGGGCCGGGCATGGGCGGCACCGCCTACCGCGTCCCGGTGCGGCCGATCGAGCCGGGCTCCGCGCCGGATGGGCATGACTTCGTGGAGCTGACGTCGATGCCGGTGCGCGCGGTGCTGACCAACCTGCCGCACGGCGCCCGGCTGCCGGCGGGGTTGCGGCGGCTGGAGCTGCGTGGCCATGCCTGGGCCGGTGACGAGGCGGTGCGGGCGGTCGCCGTCTCGGTGGATTTCGGCGCGACCTGGCAGGAGATGGCGGTGGCCTCGCCGATCAACCGCTACGCCTGGCAACGCTGGGCGGGCGCCGTGACGCTGCCCGGTGCGGGGTATGTCGAGGTCTGGACCCGCGCCACCGACACAAGCGGCCGGACCCAGCCGTTGCGGGCGGAGAACTGGAACCCGCAGGGGTATGGCGGCAACGCCATCATCCGGACGGCGATCCTGCTGGGGTAG
- the argJ gene encoding bifunctional glutamate N-acetyltransferase/amino-acid acetyltransferase ArgJ, which translates to MAGKDLPVSPMAVPLPGLPPLAGVSLGTAAAGIRYKGRDDVMMMQLAPGTTVAGVFTSNKCPGAPVDWCRAALKGGRARAVVVNAGNANVFTGRAGTEATRATAEAAARLVGCDPSEVFLASTGVIGEALPHDRLTAALPALHGALQPDGWAAAARGIMTTDTFPKAATRTARIGEGTVTITGIAKGSGMIAPDMATMLCFVATDAKVPATLLQVMLRRAVDQSFNRTTVDSDTSTSDTVLLFATGQAQHAKVPLLGGQLLRDFQQALNDLLLDLALQVVRDGEGAQKLIRIEVTGAVSDSSARTVAMAIANSPLVKTAIAGEDANWGRIVMAVGKAGEPADRDRLSVAVGGTWMAKDGGVVPGYDETPVVAHMKGREIEIAVDLDLGRGTATVWTCDLTHGYIDINGAYRS; encoded by the coding sequence ATGGCCGGCAAGGACCTTCCCGTCTCGCCCATGGCGGTGCCGCTGCCGGGGCTGCCGCCGCTCGCCGGCGTCTCGCTCGGCACGGCCGCGGCCGGCATCCGCTACAAGGGCCGCGACGACGTCATGATGATGCAGCTCGCCCCCGGCACCACCGTGGCGGGCGTCTTCACGAGCAACAAATGCCCCGGCGCCCCGGTGGACTGGTGCCGCGCGGCGCTGAAGGGCGGCCGCGCCCGGGCGGTGGTGGTCAATGCCGGCAACGCGAACGTCTTCACCGGCCGCGCGGGGACGGAGGCGACGCGGGCCACCGCCGAGGCGGCGGCGCGGCTGGTCGGCTGCGACCCGTCCGAGGTCTTCCTCGCCTCCACCGGCGTGATCGGCGAGGCCCTGCCGCACGACCGGCTGACCGCTGCCCTGCCGGCGCTGCACGGGGCGCTGCAACCGGACGGCTGGGCCGCGGCGGCGCGCGGCATCATGACGACCGACACCTTCCCCAAGGCCGCGACCCGCACCGCGCGGATCGGCGAGGGCACGGTCACCATCACCGGCATCGCCAAGGGCTCCGGCATGATCGCGCCGGACATGGCGACGATGCTGTGCTTCGTGGCCACCGATGCGAAGGTCCCCGCCACCCTGCTGCAGGTCATGCTGCGCCGGGCGGTGGACCAGTCCTTCAACCGCACCACGGTGGATTCCGACACCTCCACCTCCGACACGGTGCTGCTCTTCGCCACCGGGCAGGCGCAGCATGCGAAGGTGCCGCTGCTGGGCGGGCAGCTGCTGCGCGACTTCCAGCAGGCGCTGAACGACCTGCTGCTCGACCTCGCGCTGCAGGTGGTGCGCGACGGGGAGGGCGCGCAGAAGCTGATCCGCATCGAGGTGACGGGCGCCGTCTCCGACAGCTCGGCCAGGACGGTCGCCATGGCCATCGCCAACTCGCCGCTGGTGAAGACCGCGATCGCCGGCGAGGACGCGAACTGGGGCCGCATCGTCATGGCGGTGGGGAAGGCCGGCGAGCCGGCCGACCGCGACCGCCTGTCCGTCGCCGTCGGCGGCACCTGGATGGCCAAGGATGGCGGCGTGGTGCCGGGCTATGACGAGACGCCGGTGGTGGCGCACATGAAGGGCCGCGAGATCGAGATCGCGGTGGACCTGGACCTGGGACGCGGGACGGCCACGGTGTGGACCTGCGACCTGACGCACGGTTACATCGACATCAACGGCGCGTATCGGAGCTGA
- a CDS encoding peptidylprolyl isomerase translates to MRLSVPAPLLRALSRGALPLAALSIGLLAQPAAAQAPAAAPPASGARTPGSSQAVPDPVVARVNGQEIRFSELREAAEQLPEEVRGAPPPVLYPLILDQLIAQKALVAAARAEKLDQDPEVRRRVARAEEQEMQQALLRREVTPALTEEALRRRFEATAASRQGEEEVHARHILVANEADARAILEEVKRPGVDFAEVARRRSSGPGAQQGGDLGFFKKGDMVPEFAEAAFALQAGQISDAPVRTNFGWHVIKVEERRKAPAPTFEESREQLRQAAFEEAVNAAVERYRAAAQVERFNLDGSPLRAPSALDGATPPPAAAPAQRR, encoded by the coding sequence ATGCGTCTGTCCGTTCCGGCCCCTCTCCTGCGGGCCCTGTCCCGGGGGGCGCTGCCTCTCGCCGCCCTCTCCATCGGCCTCCTCGCCCAGCCGGCCGCGGCCCAGGCCCCGGCGGCGGCCCCCCCGGCCTCGGGGGCACGGACACCCGGCAGCAGCCAGGCGGTGCCCGATCCGGTGGTGGCGCGCGTGAACGGCCAGGAGATCCGCTTCTCGGAGCTGCGCGAGGCGGCGGAGCAGTTGCCGGAGGAGGTGCGGGGCGCCCCGCCGCCGGTGCTCTACCCGCTGATCCTCGACCAGCTCATCGCGCAGAAGGCGCTGGTCGCCGCCGCGCGGGCGGAGAAGCTGGACCAGGATCCGGAGGTGCGCCGCCGCGTGGCCCGGGCCGAGGAGCAGGAGATGCAGCAGGCGCTGCTGCGCCGCGAGGTGACGCCCGCCCTGACCGAGGAGGCGCTGCGCCGCCGCTTCGAGGCGACCGCCGCCAGCCGCCAGGGCGAGGAGGAGGTGCATGCCCGCCACATCCTGGTGGCGAACGAGGCGGATGCCCGCGCCATCCTGGAGGAGGTGAAGCGCCCCGGCGTGGACTTCGCCGAGGTGGCGCGGCGCCGCTCCTCCGGCCCCGGCGCCCAGCAGGGCGGCGACCTGGGCTTCTTCAAGAAGGGCGACATGGTGCCGGAATTCGCCGAGGCCGCCTTCGCGCTGCAGGCCGGGCAGATCTCCGATGCCCCGGTGCGGACCAATTTCGGCTGGCACGTCATCAAGGTGGAGGAACGCCGCAAGGCCCCGGCGCCGACCTTCGAGGAGAGCCGCGAGCAGCTCCGCCAGGCCGCCTTCGAGGAGGCGGTGAACGCGGCGGTGGAGCGCTACCGTGCGGCGGCGCAGGTGGAGCGCTTCAACCTGGACGGCAGCCCGCTCCGCGCCCCCTCGGCGCTGGACGGCGCCACCCCGCCGCCGGCCGCGGCCCCGGCGCAGCGGCGCTGA